The region TCCTCTATTGCTTGATGTGGAAGACGCGGTCGATGAACTCCTTGGTACGCTCCTCCTTCGGAGAGCCGAGCACCTGTTCCGGAGGACCGTCCTCGACGACAACGCCGCCCGCACAGAAGATCACCCGCGACGCAATATTCTTCGCAAACCACATGTCGTGCGTGACGATCATCATCGGCATGTTCTGCGAGGCGAGCTGCATGATGACGTGTTCGACCTCGCTGACCAGCTCGGGGTCGAGGGCCGACGTCACTTCGTCGAAGAGCATCAGCTTCGGATCGAGCATCAAGGCGCGGGCGATGGCAACACGCTGCTTCTGGCCACCGGAAAGTTGTGCCGGATAGGCCGTCGCCTTTGCACCGAGGCCGAATCTCTCAAGCAGGGCCTGTGCGCGGGCTTCCGCCTTGGCCTTCGGCTCGCCGCGCACCTTGCACGGCGCGAGGACAAGGTTTTGGATGACGTTGAGATGCGGGAAGAGCGTATAGTGCTGGAACACCATGCCGATCGAACGCCGGACTTCCGTGTCGATGACGGTCTTCTTGCCCCGTCCATCGGACGAGATATAGGGCTTTCCGTCAAAGCTCACGCTTCCGCTGTCGATTTGTTCAAGACCCATCATGACGCGCAGGAGCGTGCTCTTGCCGCCGCCGCTGGGACCAATGACGACGACGCGGTCGCCGGGCTTCATTTCGATGTCGATGCCCTTGAGCACCTGAATTGCGCCATAGCCGTAGCTTTTGTGCAGCGCCTGCATTTTCACGAGGGGTAGGCTGGAAGACATGGTCATGGCCGATCTCGGTTTGTCTGAAAGCGAGAACGGGCGCCGGCGGCGTGAGCCGACGCCCGGCTGGATCAGTTGGAACCCTTGAGGACCTGATCGACGGCTTTCTTGATGAGCGCGTCCACCTGGCCTGTCGCAACCTTTTCTTCCAGGAAGATGTTCACCACTTCGACGTCGGCAGCCGACATGTTATGCGGCAGGCCGAAAGACACACCCTGCTTGGCAAGCGCAGGGGTCGGGTTGAGTGCGACCGCCCAGTCGGGATTTGCCTGCGTAAGAAGCAGATTGGTGTCGGAGGCGTCGACCAGAACGTCGGCACGCTTCGAGGTCAGGGCCAGCCGCGTCTCGTCGTTGCCGGGAAGACGCATGATCGTGGCGTTCTTGACGGCAGCCGAGATGGCCTTGTCCTGCGCGGTGCCGGACATGACCGCCATGGTCACGCCTGCCTTGTCCAGATCGGCGACGGACGAAGCACCCTGCGGGATCTTGGGGTTATTCTTGTTGTAGGCGAGAGAGATCTGGTACTCCATCGCCGGGATCGAGAACTGCACGGCCATGGCGCGAGCCGGCGTCCGGTTCAAGGCCAACGACACGTCCCACTTGCCAGCCTGAAGGCCGGCCACGATGTTGTCCCACGTGGTGTCGACGAACTCGGGCTTCACTTTCAGAACCTCGGCGAATTCACGGCAAAGATCCGCATAGAACCCGGAGTACTCGCCCGTTGCCGGATCACGCATGATGTAGGGCGGAGCGACGGCGGCGCCGCACTTAAGCACGCCTGCTTTCTGCACGCCCTGCCAGTACCCTTCGGCCGTTTGGGCTTGAGCTGCGGTTATGGAAAGGCCTCCCACCAGGGCGAGCGCGGGCATCGCCCGCAGTGCGGACGTTATCATCTTCGAAAGCATCGGCATTCCTCTTTTGCTATGCGCGAAGCGCGTTGTTCCACTCGTCGGCTGAAGCCGTTTCTGTTGTTTTTTGTGTCGGCTACGTGTCGACTGGCTATTAGTTGTCAACAGGGTGTCGACAAAGTCAAGCGAAAATTTTATATTGCTGTGAAACTGGATTTCTGGCCCAATGCGCCTTCCGTGAGCGAAAGGGACTTAAGTGTCTGACGAAATTGAAGTGAAGCGAACCCGAGGAACGGGCTCGAGAAGCGTCTACGAAACACTGCGCAACGAGATCCTCTCCCTCGCGCTACCGCCGGGCCAACTGCTCGACGAGACGACGCTCGCTGAGCGCTTCAACATGTCCCGCGCGCCGGTCCGCGAAGCACTGATCCGGCTGGGGTCCGACGAACTGGTCGTGACCCTCTCGAACCGAAGCACGATCGTCTCGCCTATCGAGATCGCGACGTTTCCCAAATATGTCGAGGCTCTGGACATTGCACAGCGCATGAACACGAGGCTCGCTGCGGCACTGCGCACCGACGCCGACCTCAAGGTGATCGCCAAGCGCGACAAGGCCTTCGCGGCCGCGGTCAAGACCGGAAACCATCTGGCGATGTCGGAAGCCAACAAGGAATTCCACATGGCGATCGCCCATGCCGGCAAGAACCCGTATCTGGCGACGTTCTACGAGAAGCTTCTCTCCCAGGGCCAGCGCATGCTTCATCTGCATTTCGAGTATTTGGAAAGAACCCACGAAGGCTACCTTCTGACAGACGAACACAGCCAGATGCTGGAAGCCATCCGCGATCGGAATGTTGACCGCGCCGACGAGCTCGCTCACGCCCACACGCGCCAGTTCCAGCAAAACTTCATCAACTTCATGCGGGAGAACTACACGACCGACGTAGCGCTCGGGCCGCTCAAGGCTGCCGAGTAGAGTATGGCGATTTCAAGCATCGGCTTCGTCGGAACCGGAGCCATAACCGAAGCCATGGTCCGCGGAATCCTCGCTGAACCGCCCTTCACGGCACGAGTCTGCCTCTCCCCGCGTAACGAGCAGACCGCCGGCCGCCTTGCATCCGAGTTCGCACCCGTGGAGGTCGCAAGGGACAACCAAACCGTGGTCGATAGCACTGACCTTGTTGTCCTGGCGATACGTCCGCAGGTCGCCGAGGCGGTCGTCAAAGATCTCCTCTTCCGTCCAGGCCAGCTCGTGATCAGCCTCGTCGCGGCGACAGAAAGACAGACGCTGCTCGACTGGATCGGTGCGGACGTCCGTCTGGTTCAGGCAATCCCGCTGCCCTTCGTCGCCACCAGGCAGGGCGTTACGGCAATCTATCCTCCGGACACGGACGTCGCCGCGCTCTTCGACGCGCTTGGTGCCGCGGTGCAATGTGCGTCGAAGAAGGAGTACGATCTCCTAGCGGCCGCGAGCGCGCTGATGTCGACCTATTTCGGTGTGATAGAAGCTGCAACCGTTTGGCTTGAAGGCAACGGGTTGGAGAGATCGAAGGCGCAGGCCTATCTCGCGCCTCTCTTCGAAAGCCTGGCAAGACGCGCGAGCGAGAGTTCGAAGACCGCCTTCTCCGAGCTCAGCCGAGAGTTTGCCACCAGGGGCGGTTTGAACGAACAGGTGTTGGCCGATTTTCAGACTGAGGGCGGGGCCGCAGCGCTGCAGACGGCGCTGGACCGCGTGCTCGCCCGCATCGAGGGCCGCACTTAGAAGGTCGGCGGCGTGCAGGCGCTAATGACCTCACACGGGACCGGGCCCACACACCGGAAGCGATGCGGGCGTCGGCTTTCGAAGTAGTAGGCGTCACCCGGGCCGAGGATTTTCCGCTCGTTGTCGACCGTGACCTCAAGTCTTCCGGAAAGGACGATGCCTCCCTCTTCGCCGTCGTGGACCAACGGAACCTTCCCGGTGTCCGCACCCGGCTGGTAGCATTCCTTCAGCATCTGCAGGCTCCTGCCGAACATGCTCTCGCCAACCTGGCGGTAGGAGATCCCGCCCTTGCCGATTTCGACCAGTTCTTCTGACGCATAGAACGCCTTCCTGGGCGTTTCCGGCTCGAGCGCGAAGAACTCCGCCAATCCGATAGGGATCCCATCGAGGATGCGCTTCAACGCCCCGACCGACGGGTTCGAGTTGTTCGATTCGATCAACGAAATGGTGGAGTTCGGGACGCCTGTTTTCTTCGCGAGTTCCCGCTGGGACATGTTGTGGGCGGTGCGCACATAGCGCAGACGGTTTCCGATATCAATCGACATGGCCGGCTGTTCTGGTTGTTCAAGATAGACCAAACATTAGAATCGGAGCATCGATATTTCAATTGTTTACGCCACACAAGAAAAGGACTTGTTCGCTCTGCCGAAATGCCCGAATTCTTCACCGAGCCGAAGGAGGGCACGATGGACCAAATCAACATGAAGAACGAACCCGCACTCGACAACTTCTGGATGCCGTTCACGGCCAACCGCCAGTTCAAGGCAGCGCCTCGCCTGCTCGCCTCCGCCGAAGGGATGTATTACACCGATGTCGACGGCAATCGCGTTCTCGACGGTACGGCCGGCCTCTGGTGCTGCAACGCCGGCCACGGCCGCAAGAAGATATCGGAGGCGGTCGGGCGCCAGCTTTCCACGATGGATTTTGCGCCGACATTCCAGATGGGCCACCCGATCGCCTTCGACTTCGCAGCCAAACTTGCGAAGATCGCGCCCGGCGGTCCCTCTGCCGAGCTTGACCGCGTCTTCTTCACGGGCTCCGGTTCGGAATCGGTGGATACTGCCTTGAAGATCGCGATTGCCTATCAGCGGACAATCGGCCAGGGGACCCGCACCCGCATCATCGGCCGCGAGAAGGGCTATCACGGCGTCGGCTTCGGCGGCATTTCGGTCGGCGGCCTCGTGAACAATCGCAGGGTCTTCCCGCAGATCCCCGCAGACCATATGCGCCACACGCTCGACCTTGACCGCAACGCCTTCTCCAAGGGCCTGCCGGAACACGGCGTCGAACTCGCCGATGATCTGGAGCGCCTCGTCCAGTTGCACGGCGCCGAAACCATCGCGGCCGTCATCGTCGAGCCGATGTCGGGCTCGGCGGGTGTCATCCTGCCTCCGAAGGGCTATCTCGAAAAACTCCGCGCAACCGCCGACAAGCATGGAATCCTGCTGATCTTCGACGAGGTGATCACTGGCTTCGGCCGTCTCGGAACGCCGTTTGCGACCGACTACTTCGGCGTCGTTCCCGACCTCGTCACGACGGCGAAAGGCTTGACGAACGGTACCATTCCGATGGGCGCGGTCTTCGCCAGCCGGAAGGTCTACGATGGCCTCATGGTCGGCCCCGAGAACGCCATCGAGCTGTTCCATGGATACACGTATTCCGGCCATCCGGTCGCCTGCGCAGCGGGCATCGCGACCCTCGACATCTACGAGGAGGAAGGCCTTCTTACGCGTGCCGCCACCCTCGCCGACTACTGGCAGGACGCGCTGCATTCGCTGAAGGATCATCCCCACGTCGTCGACATCCGCAATCTTGGCCTCGTCGGCGCAGTCGAAGTCGCGCCTCGCGACGGCGCTCCGGGAACACGCGCCTATGACGTCTTCGTCGACTGCTTCCGGAAGGGTCTGCTGATCCGCGTGACCGGAGATATCATCGCTCTCTCGCCGCCGCTCATCGTCGAGAAGAGCGAGATCGACACGATCGTCTCCACGATCAGCGACGCCCTACAGCGCGTAGCATAATCGATCGTTGCTTGAACTAGGCCACGGCGGAAATGACACCATTGCTGCCACGCGGAGAGCGCGATGCGCGAAGGTCGTCCATTGGCAGGTTTGAACATGACGGCATTGTGCTTGTTTTCGCCCATTGCCCCCGTCAATCTTGCGGATTTCCGCACGCGATTATGTTGCGCTCCGGCGCTCGAGGAAAAATGCCTCACTATTTCAGGGTGCTGATCGAGCCACGGTCGGTTGGCATGCCATTTGCCCGATCGCTCTATAAGGCAGCGGCCGCTGTCGATCGTTGGAAAGGTGGGCTGGGAGGCCCGGCCTGTTGCCGGACTAGGCCCGCGTGGAGGATATCATGGCCGCACAACATTCCGCGGAGGTCCGCGGCAAGACACCGCTCCATCGGCATCTCTATGTTCAGGTCCTCGCGGCGATCGCTGCGGGCATCCTGCTCGGGTATTTCTATCCGGACGTCGGCACGGAGCTCAAACCGCTCGGCGATGCCTTCATCAAACTGGTGCGCATGGTCATTGCGCCGGTCATCTTCCTGACGGTGGCAACCGGCATCGCCGGCATGTCGGACCTGAAGAAATTCGGCCGCGTCGTCGGCAAGGCGCTTCTTTATTTCCTTGTGTTCTCGACGCTGGCACTGATCGTTGGCCTCATCGTCTCGAACGTCCTGCAGCCGGGTACCGGCATGCATATCAATCCCGCGACGTTGGACACAAAGGCCGTCAACAACTATGCGGCGCAAGCACATGACGCCTCCGTCGTCGGCTTCCTGATGAACATCATCCCGGACACCATCGTCGGTGCCTTCGCCAAGGGCGACATTCTCCAGGTCCTGTTCTTCTCGGTGGTCTTCGGCATCGCGCTGGGTGCTGTCGGCGAACGTGGCCGCCCTGTGTTGGATTTCTTGCAGGTGCTGACGGCGCCGATTTTCCGGATGGTATCGATCCTGATGAAGTTCGCGCCGATCGGCGCTTTCGGCGCCATGGCCTTCACCATTGGCAAATACGGCATTGGTACGATCGCCAACCTGGCATTCCTGATCGGCACCTTCTATCTGACGTCGCTGCTGTTCGTGCTCGTCGTGCTCGGGGCGGTCGCGCGCTATAACGGCTTCTCGATCCTGGCGCTGATCCGCTACATCAAGGAAGAGCTGCTGTTGGTGCTCGGCACCTCGTCTTCGGAAGCAGCATTGCCCGGCCTGATGAACAAGATGGAACGTGCCGGCTGCAAGCGCTCCGTCGTCGGTCTCGTCATTCCGACGGGCTATTCCTTCAATCTCGACGGCACCAACATCTACATGACGTTGGCAGCACTTTTCATCGCCCAGGCGACCGATACGCCGCTGACGTTCGGTGACCAGATCCTGTTGCTGCTGGTGGCAATGTTGAGCTCGAAGGGAGCGGCCGGCATCACCGGCGCCGGTTTCATCACGCTCGCCGCCACGCTCTCAGTCATCCCCTCGGTGCCGATCGCCGGTATGGCACTGATCCTCGGTATCGACCGCTTCATGTCCGAATGCCGCGCGCTGACCAATCTCGTGGGCAACGCGGTAGCCACCATCGTTGTCGCACGCTGGGAGAACGAACTTGATCGATCGCAGCTTTCCGCCGCGCTTTCAGTCCTAGCACCCGTTGACGCCAACCCCACGAATACCGAGCCGGCCGAATAATGCCTCCCAGGGCGACTACCGCATATTAGTGCGGTTTGGCGCGGTCCGGTTTCCAGATCGCGCCTCTTTTGTTTTATCGACAAGCGACGGCTTTGTTGCCTGCGCCGAGGAAGCCCCCTCCTCCCTCTATTGTCGGCTTCGCGACGCGCCGTTATTCGGCATAATTCCCAAA is a window of Rhizobium jaguaris DNA encoding:
- a CDS encoding GntR family transcriptional regulator; translated protein: MSDEIEVKRTRGTGSRSVYETLRNEILSLALPPGQLLDETTLAERFNMSRAPVREALIRLGSDELVVTLSNRSTIVSPIEIATFPKYVEALDIAQRMNTRLAAALRTDADLKVIAKRDKAFAAAVKTGNHLAMSEANKEFHMAIAHAGKNPYLATFYEKLLSQGQRMLHLHFEYLERTHEGYLLTDEHSQMLEAIRDRNVDRADELAHAHTRQFQQNFINFMRENYTTDVALGPLKAAE
- a CDS encoding dicarboxylate/amino acid:cation symporter, yielding MAAQHSAEVRGKTPLHRHLYVQVLAAIAAGILLGYFYPDVGTELKPLGDAFIKLVRMVIAPVIFLTVATGIAGMSDLKKFGRVVGKALLYFLVFSTLALIVGLIVSNVLQPGTGMHINPATLDTKAVNNYAAQAHDASVVGFLMNIIPDTIVGAFAKGDILQVLFFSVVFGIALGAVGERGRPVLDFLQVLTAPIFRMVSILMKFAPIGAFGAMAFTIGKYGIGTIANLAFLIGTFYLTSLLFVLVVLGAVARYNGFSILALIRYIKEELLLVLGTSSSEAALPGLMNKMERAGCKRSVVGLVIPTGYSFNLDGTNIYMTLAALFIAQATDTPLTFGDQILLLLVAMLSSKGAAGITGAGFITLAATLSVIPSVPIAGMALILGIDRFMSECRALTNLVGNAVATIVVARWENELDRSQLSAALSVLAPVDANPTNTEPAE
- a CDS encoding amino acid ABC transporter ATP-binding protein, coding for MTMSSSLPLVKMQALHKSYGYGAIQVLKGIDIEMKPGDRVVVIGPSGGGKSTLLRVMMGLEQIDSGSVSFDGKPYISSDGRGKKTVIDTEVRRSIGMVFQHYTLFPHLNVIQNLVLAPCKVRGEPKAKAEARAQALLERFGLGAKATAYPAQLSGGQKQRVAIARALMLDPKLMLFDEVTSALDPELVSEVEHVIMQLASQNMPMMIVTHDMWFAKNIASRVIFCAGGVVVEDGPPEQVLGSPKEERTKEFIDRVFHIKQ
- a CDS encoding aspartate aminotransferase family protein; amino-acid sequence: MDQINMKNEPALDNFWMPFTANRQFKAAPRLLASAEGMYYTDVDGNRVLDGTAGLWCCNAGHGRKKISEAVGRQLSTMDFAPTFQMGHPIAFDFAAKLAKIAPGGPSAELDRVFFTGSGSESVDTALKIAIAYQRTIGQGTRTRIIGREKGYHGVGFGGISVGGLVNNRRVFPQIPADHMRHTLDLDRNAFSKGLPEHGVELADDLERLVQLHGAETIAAVIVEPMSGSAGVILPPKGYLEKLRATADKHGILLIFDEVITGFGRLGTPFATDYFGVVPDLVTTAKGLTNGTIPMGAVFASRKVYDGLMVGPENAIELFHGYTYSGHPVACAAGIATLDIYEEEGLLTRAATLADYWQDALHSLKDHPHVVDIRNLGLVGAVEVAPRDGAPGTRAYDVFVDCFRKGLLIRVTGDIIALSPPLIVEKSEIDTIVSTISDALQRVA
- a CDS encoding substrate-binding periplasmic protein, producing the protein MLSKMITSALRAMPALALVGGLSITAAQAQTAEGYWQGVQKAGVLKCGAAVAPPYIMRDPATGEYSGFYADLCREFAEVLKVKPEFVDTTWDNIVAGLQAGKWDVSLALNRTPARAMAVQFSIPAMEYQISLAYNKNNPKIPQGASSVADLDKAGVTMAVMSGTAQDKAISAAVKNATIMRLPGNDETRLALTSKRADVLVDASDTNLLLTQANPDWAVALNPTPALAKQGVSFGLPHNMSAADVEVVNIFLEEKVATGQVDALIKKAVDQVLKGSN
- a CDS encoding pyrroline-5-carboxylate reductase — translated: MAISSIGFVGTGAITEAMVRGILAEPPFTARVCLSPRNEQTAGRLASEFAPVEVARDNQTVVDSTDLVVLAIRPQVAEAVVKDLLFRPGQLVISLVAATERQTLLDWIGADVRLVQAIPLPFVATRQGVTAIYPPDTDVAALFDALGAAVQCASKKEYDLLAAASALMSTYFGVIEAATVWLEGNGLERSKAQAYLAPLFESLARRASESSKTAFSELSREFATRGGLNEQVLADFQTEGGAAALQTALDRVLARIEGRT
- a CDS encoding cupin domain-containing protein, with amino-acid sequence MSIDIGNRLRYVRTAHNMSQRELAKKTGVPNSTISLIESNNSNPSVGALKRILDGIPIGLAEFFALEPETPRKAFYASEELVEIGKGGISYRQVGESMFGRSLQMLKECYQPGADTGKVPLVHDGEEGGIVLSGRLEVTVDNERKILGPGDAYYFESRRPHRFRCVGPVPCEVISACTPPTF